The DNA segment CATAGATTAATTCCTGGGCACATTTACCCCTATTTTGAAAAAAAGGAGTAAGTTATACCAATTGTGCAGTTTTAAGCATAAAAAATGCGCGTAGTGGGTTCACTAACGCGCATTTAGTTTTGCAATGCTCGGCTTGCTCTCTGCTATTTGACTCACGCAATCGCTAGATTAAAGAACCTTAGCAATTGCTTCACAGATCACAGGCATGTTGGTTTTCGTCATACCCGCAACACTAATACGACCAGAACCAACGATGTAAACACCAAACTCTTCTCTTAAACGGTTAACCTGCTCTTTGTTAAGTCCCGAGAAGCTAAACATCCCGTTTTGACCTGAGATAAAATCGAAGTTATGCTCAACGCCAGCGGCTTTTAATGACTCAACAAATAGCGTACGCATTTCAGCAATACGTTCACGCATCTCTTTGAGTTCGTCATGCCATAGCTGCTTAAGTGTTTCATCACCTAAAATCGTGCTAACAATTAACGCTCCGTGCGCTGGAGGGTTCGAATAAGACGCGCGGATCGTGCTTTTAATTTGGCTAAATGCATTAACGGCTTCGCCGCTATTAGAAGCGACAACAGTTACCGCACCGATACGCTCATTGTATAGGCCGAAGTTCTTAGAAAAAGAGTTAGCAACAATCAATTCAGGCACAGTATTGGCAACAATACGCAGGCCTTGGGCGTCTTCTTCAACACCGGCGCCGAAACCTTGGTAAGCGAAATCGAAAAGCGGTACTAATGATTTTTCTAAACACAAGTCAGCAATCTGCTGCCACTGCTCTAGATTTAAGTCGATACCCGTTGGGTTATGACAGCAGCCATGAAGTAAGACTAGATCGCCTGCTTTAGCGCCCTGTAGATCAGTCAGCATCGCTTCGAAATCTAAACCATGGGTTTCAGCTTTATAATAACGGTACTCTGCAATCTCCAGACCCGCTGTGCCAAAAATATTATTGTGGTTTGCCCAAGTAGGATTACTTATCCAGATGGTTTTTGCTGGCGTATGACGAACGAGAAATTCTGCCGCAACTCTTAAAGAGCCGGTTCCGCCAGGAGCCTGTGCCGTTAATGCACGGGCCTGAGATACCACATCATGTTCAGCGCCGAATAGTAAACTTTGAACGGCACTATTGTAGGCTTGGACGCCTTCCATACCGAGGTAACTTTTACTTTTCTCGGTTCCTAACAGTTTTTCTTCTGCAAATTTTACAGACTTTAGGATTGGTGTCTGGCCAGATTCATCTTTATAAATACCGACGCCTAAGTTCACTTTATTGTCGCGAAGATCTGCTTTAAAAGCATCTGTTAAACCTAAAATTGGATCGGCTGGGGCCAGTTCAACCTGGGAAAATATCATGACGGCTTTCCTAAATATTATAAGTGTAGGGTTATCGCGTGTATTTATAACATTGAAGCTAAGCAGGAGAAAGGGAGTTCTACGACTATTAGCAAATTTTGCGTTATAGCCTAGTTATCATCATTTGAAAGGTTATAAATATGCTTATTTCATAAAATTATTCTAAATAATCCACAATACTGTAAGTCAGTGGATAAATAAAAATAAGTGGATTTTATGACGTTTGTAACAGGAGTTAGCGGTTAAATCGATAGTAGCTATTATTTTCGAGAAAACAAAAAAGCCTTCACGTTAGTGAAGGCTTTTTGCGATTGGGCCGGCTCAATATTAGCCGATTTTTTCTAGGCCGCCCATGTATCCGCGTAATGCTTCAGGCACTGTG comes from the Shewanella halifaxensis HAW-EB4 genome and includes:
- a CDS encoding amino acid aminotransferase, with amino-acid sequence MIFSQVELAPADPILGLTDAFKADLRDNKVNLGVGIYKDESGQTPILKSVKFAEEKLLGTEKSKSYLGMEGVQAYNSAVQSLLFGAEHDVVSQARALTAQAPGGTGSLRVAAEFLVRHTPAKTIWISNPTWANHNNIFGTAGLEIAEYRYYKAETHGLDFEAMLTDLQGAKAGDLVLLHGCCHNPTGIDLNLEQWQQIADLCLEKSLVPLFDFAYQGFGAGVEEDAQGLRIVANTVPELIVANSFSKNFGLYNERIGAVTVVASNSGEAVNAFSQIKSTIRASYSNPPAHGALIVSTILGDETLKQLWHDELKEMRERIAEMRTLFVESLKAAGVEHNFDFISGQNGMFSFSGLNKEQVNRLREEFGVYIVGSGRISVAGMTKTNMPVICEAIAKVL